A region from the Triticum urartu cultivar G1812 chromosome 1, Tu2.1, whole genome shotgun sequence genome encodes:
- the LOC125521404 gene encoding zinc transporter 5-like, with the protein MGSRALAVLCLVAVLVAPALAVPGGGGDDGCEAESAGRDKAQALRLKIIAIFCILAGSAVGAGLPSLGRRFPALRPETDLFLAVKAFAGGVILATGMVHILPAAFEALRSPCLVGGPWKRFPFAGLVAMLAAVATLIVDTVATGYFHRTNAKRAAAVTDEPAHDDPESAPDGHHGHAHGMSMLAAPADGDELVRHRVISQVLELGVVVHSLIIGMSLGASDFPSTVRPLVPALTFHQLFEGIGLGGCIVQAKFRLKSVVAMGLLFSLTTPAGIGVGIAISSVYDESSPTALVVQGLLEAAAAGILVYMALVDILAEDFSKPRVQSRARLQLALNVSLLLGAGLMSLLAVWA; encoded by the exons ATGGGCTCGCGCGCGCTCGCCGTGCTCTGCCTCGTGGCCGTCCTGGTCGCGCCCGCGCTCGCCGTGcctggaggcggcggcgacgacggctGCGAGGCCGAGTCGGCCGGGCGCGACAAGGCGCAGGCGCTGCGGCTCAAGATCATCGCCATCTTCTGCATCCTCGCGGGGAGCGCGGTCGGGGCGGGCCTGCCGTCCCTGGGGCGCCGGTTCCCCGCGCTCCGGCCGGAGACGGACCTCTTCCTCGCCGTCAAGGCCTTTGCGGGCGGCGTCATCCTCGCCACCGGGATGGTGCACATCCTGCCCGCCGCCTTCGAGGCGCTGCGGTCACCGTGCCTGGTGGGCGGGCCGTGGAAGCGCTTCCCGTTCGCCGGGCTGGTCGCCATGCTCGCCGCGGTCGCCACGCTCATCGTGGACACCGTCGCCACGGGGTACTTCCACCGGACGAACGCCAAGCGGGCCGCCGCCGTCACCGACGAGCCGGCGCATGACGACCCGGAATCCGCCCCCGACGGGCACCACGGGCACGCGCACGGCATGTCGATGCTGGCCGCCCCGGCCGACGGCGACGAGCTCGTGCGCCACCGCGTCATCTCGCAG GTGCTGGAGCTGGGCGTGGTTGTCCACTCGCTGATCATCGGGATGTCGCTGGGCGCCTCCGACTTCCCGAGCACGGTGCGGCCGCTGGTGCCGGCGTTGACGTTCCACCAGCTCTTCGAGGGCATCGGCCTCGGAGGCTGCATCGTCCAG GCCAAGTTCCGGCTCAAGTCGGTGGTGGCGATGGGGCTGCTCTTCTCGCTGACGACGCCGGCGGGGATCGGCGTGGGCATCGCGATATCCTCGGTGTACGACGAGAGCAGCCCGACGGCGCTGGTGGTGCAGGGGCTGCTGGAGGCGGCCGCGGCGGGGATCCTGGTGTACATGGCGCTGGTGGACATCCTGGCCGAGGACTTCAGCAAGCCCAGGGTGCAGAGCAGGGCGCGGCTGCAGCTCGCGCTCAACGTCTCGCTGCTGCTCGGGGCCGGCCTCATGTCGCTGCTCGCGGTCTGGGCCTGA